A genomic stretch from Hymenobacter psoromatis includes:
- a CDS encoding transketolase: MSNPQVSIDELSVNTIRLLSVDMVQKANSGHPGLPLGCAPMAYVLWSRFLRFNPQDPKWPNRDRFVLSAGHGSALLYSLLHLYGYDLTIDDLKQFRQLDSKTPGHPESHITPGVEVTTGPLGQGFANGLGMAMSESHLGAMYNKEGHAPVQDHYTYVLVSDGDLMEGIASEAASLAGHLQLNKMIYLYDDNKISLDGPTSFAYTENPMKRFDAYYWHTQHVQDGNSLDEIENAIRVAQSVKDRPSIIAVRTIIGFGSPLAGTSRAHGSPLGVDNVKATKKFYGFDPEQSFQVPQEVYDHLREPGKKGAELQKQWETDFANYAAAFKEEADMFKLSFDGKLPEGWDKNLPVYTPADGELATRQASGKALDAIKKTVPFMFGGSADLASSNEMDKSGDDSFQPLHRERSNVWFGVREHAMGAAMNGIAHHGGLRTYGGTFLTFSDYMRAAIRLTALAESTATFVFTHDSIGLGEDGPTHQPVEQVLALRSIPNIVVLRPADANESTEAWRIAMTTPKSPVVLVFSRQKLPILDQTKFGSAREGVAKGAYILSEAEGGQPQLILIATGSEVKLAMGAQIELQKAGTPTRVVSFPSWELFEHQDKAYREQVFPPAIKKRLAIEAGSPIGWHKYTTDEGGIIAMNRFGASAPAEELFEKFGFTVENVVKRAQGVLAGHPEDQGQEEEKKQIVAKGN, encoded by the coding sequence ATGAGCAACCCCCAAGTTTCGATTGACGAACTGAGCGTCAACACCATCCGTCTGCTGTCGGTAGATATGGTGCAGAAGGCCAATTCGGGTCATCCCGGCCTACCCCTGGGCTGCGCCCCGATGGCCTACGTGCTGTGGTCGCGCTTCCTGCGCTTCAACCCCCAGGACCCCAAGTGGCCCAACCGCGACCGGTTCGTGCTGTCGGCCGGCCACGGCTCGGCGCTGTTATACAGCCTGTTGCACCTCTACGGCTACGACCTGACCATTGACGACCTCAAGCAGTTTCGGCAGCTGGATTCCAAAACGCCGGGCCACCCCGAGTCGCACATTACGCCCGGCGTGGAAGTGACGACCGGTCCGCTGGGCCAGGGCTTCGCCAACGGCCTGGGCATGGCCATGAGCGAGTCGCACCTCGGCGCGATGTACAACAAGGAGGGCCACGCGCCGGTGCAGGACCACTACACCTACGTGCTGGTGAGCGACGGCGACCTGATGGAAGGTATCGCCTCGGAGGCGGCCTCGCTGGCCGGCCACCTGCAGCTCAACAAGATGATTTACCTGTACGACGATAATAAAATATCACTCGACGGGCCTACCAGCTTCGCCTACACCGAGAACCCGATGAAGCGCTTCGATGCCTATTACTGGCACACGCAGCACGTGCAGGATGGCAACAGCCTCGACGAAATCGAGAATGCCATTCGGGTGGCGCAGTCGGTGAAGGACCGGCCCTCGATTATCGCGGTGCGCACCATTATCGGCTTCGGCTCGCCGCTGGCCGGCACCAGCAGGGCCCACGGCTCGCCGCTGGGCGTTGATAACGTGAAGGCTACCAAGAAGTTCTACGGCTTCGACCCCGAGCAGTCGTTCCAGGTGCCGCAGGAGGTGTATGACCACCTGCGCGAGCCCGGTAAGAAAGGGGCCGAGCTGCAAAAGCAGTGGGAAACGGATTTCGCTAACTACGCCGCCGCCTTTAAAGAGGAGGCCGATATGTTTAAGCTCTCCTTCGACGGCAAATTGCCCGAGGGCTGGGACAAGAACCTGCCGGTGTACACGCCCGCCGATGGCGAGCTGGCTACCCGCCAGGCATCGGGCAAAGCCCTAGACGCCATCAAGAAAACGGTGCCGTTTATGTTCGGCGGCTCGGCCGATTTGGCTAGCTCAAACGAAATGGACAAGTCGGGCGACGACTCGTTTCAGCCCCTGCACCGGGAACGCAGCAACGTATGGTTTGGCGTGCGCGAGCACGCGATGGGCGCGGCCATGAACGGCATCGCGCACCACGGCGGCCTGCGCACCTACGGCGGTACGTTCCTCACGTTCAGCGACTACATGCGCGCGGCCATCCGCCTCACGGCCCTGGCCGAGAGCACCGCCACGTTCGTGTTCACCCACGACAGCATTGGCCTGGGCGAAGACGGCCCTACCCACCAGCCGGTGGAGCAGGTGCTGGCCCTGCGCAGCATCCCCAACATCGTGGTGCTGCGCCCCGCCGACGCCAACGAAAGCACCGAGGCCTGGCGCATCGCCATGACCACGCCCAAGTCGCCGGTCGTGCTCGTGTTCTCGCGCCAGAAACTACCGATTCTGGACCAGACCAAGTTCGGCTCGGCCCGCGAAGGCGTGGCCAAGGGTGCCTATATCCTCAGCGAAGCGGAGGGCGGCCAGCCGCAGCTCATTCTCATTGCCACCGGCTCGGAAGTGAAGCTGGCGATGGGCGCGCAAATAGAGCTGCAAAAAGCCGGCACGCCTACCCGCGTGGTGAGCTTTCCGAGCTGGGAACTGTTTGAGCATCAGGATAAAGCCTACCGCGAACAGGTATTTCCGCCGGCCATCAAGAAGCGCCTGGCCATTGAGGCCGGTTCGCCCATTGGCTGGCACAAGTACACGACCGACGAGGGCGGCATCATCGCCATGAACCGCTTTGGCGCGTCGGCCCCGGCCGAGGAGCTGTTCGAAAAATTTGGCTTCACGGTGGAGAACGTGGTGAAGCGCGCCCAGGGCGTGCTCGCCGGCCACCCCGAAGACCAAGGCCAGGAAGAAGAGAAGAAGCAAATCGTAGCCAAGGGCAACTAA
- a CDS encoding beta-galactosidase: MPPAFYPATTPATYSRADFGPDFHWGAACAAYQVEGAWQQQGKGPSIWDEFTRRPKAIARGEHARVGTDFFTCYKADLDLAQGLGLTDFRFSAAWARVLPEGTGSVNRRGLDFYDRLVDACLERDLRPWLTVYHWDLPLALQQRGGWTNRAAVGWLADYAQVLARRLGDRVRHWMVLNEPMVFVGAGHLLGVHAPGRRSLPAFLAAAHHATLAQAEGGRALRAALPDAARIGTTFSCSYVTPARPGHAGSEAAARRVDALLNRFFVEPLLGLGYPTAELPTLGWLLRRYHQPGDAARLKFDFDFWGIQNYTREVVRPAPWLPLLGAALVPAAKRGVPATEMGWEVYPESVYQMLKQYAAYPGAPELYITESGAAFADEPAGGRVADAARRAYFQAVIGQVLRARREGIRVNGYFPWSFTDNFEWAEGYRPRFGLVHVDYETQARIVKDSGRWYGEFLGGAEVRVGQ; encoded by the coding sequence CTGCCGCCGGCTTTCTACCCCGCCACCACGCCGGCCACGTATTCGCGGGCCGATTTCGGGCCTGATTTTCACTGGGGCGCGGCCTGCGCGGCCTATCAGGTGGAGGGCGCCTGGCAGCAGCAGGGTAAGGGTCCGAGCATCTGGGACGAGTTTACGCGCCGGCCCAAGGCCATTGCGCGGGGCGAGCACGCGCGGGTCGGCACTGATTTCTTTACCTGCTACAAAGCTGATTTGGACCTGGCCCAGGGCCTGGGGCTGACGGATTTTCGCTTCTCTGCAGCTTGGGCGCGGGTGCTGCCCGAGGGCACCGGCAGCGTGAACCGGCGCGGGCTGGACTTCTACGACCGCCTCGTGGACGCCTGCCTGGAGCGCGACCTGCGCCCCTGGCTCACGGTGTACCACTGGGATTTGCCGCTGGCCCTGCAGCAGCGCGGCGGCTGGACCAACCGCGCCGCCGTGGGCTGGCTGGCCGACTACGCCCAGGTGCTGGCCCGCCGCCTCGGCGACCGTGTGCGGCACTGGATGGTGCTCAATGAGCCGATGGTTTTTGTGGGGGCCGGGCACCTGCTGGGCGTGCATGCGCCGGGGCGGCGCAGCTTGCCGGCGTTTCTGGCGGCGGCCCACCACGCCACCTTGGCCCAGGCCGAGGGGGGTAGGGCGCTGCGGGCCGCGCTGCCCGACGCGGCGCGCATCGGCACCACGTTTTCGTGCTCGTACGTGACGCCCGCCCGGCCCGGCCACGCGGGCAGCGAGGCCGCCGCGCGCCGCGTCGATGCCCTGCTCAACCGCTTTTTCGTGGAGCCCCTTTTGGGCCTGGGCTACCCCACCGCCGAACTGCCCACGCTGGGCTGGCTGCTGCGCCGCTACCACCAGCCCGGCGACGCCGCGCGGCTGAAATTCGACTTCGACTTCTGGGGCATTCAGAATTACACCCGCGAGGTGGTGCGCCCCGCCCCGTGGCTGCCGCTGCTAGGCGCGGCTCTGGTGCCGGCCGCCAAGCGCGGCGTGCCCGCCACCGAAATGGGCTGGGAGGTTTACCCCGAGTCGGTTTACCAAATGTTAAAGCAATACGCCGCCTACCCCGGCGCGCCTGAGCTTTATATAACAGAGTCGGGCGCGGCCTTTGCCGACGAGCCGGCAGGCGGCCGCGTGGCCGACGCGGCCCGCCGGGCGTATTTCCAGGCGGTTATCGGGCAGGTGCTGCGCGCCCGCCGCGAGGGCATCCGGGTCAACGGCTACTTCCCCTGGAGCTTCACCGACAACTTCGAGTGGGCCGAAGGCTACCGCCCCCGCTTCGGCTTGGTACACGTCGATTACGAAACTCAGGCGCGGATTGTGAAGGACTCGGGGCGGTGGTACGGCGAGTTTTTGGGCGGGGCCGAAGTGCGGGTGGGGCAGTAG
- a CDS encoding 3' terminal RNA ribose 2'-O-methyltransferase Hen1 has protein sequence MLLTISTTHQPATDLGYLLHKNPARLQSVEITGGQAHVFYPEATAERCTAALLLDLDPIGLVRGRDGAPGEGFALEEYVNDRPYVASSFLSVALSKAFGTAMNGTCKDRPALPAEALPLAITVAVVSAPGPDWPRRLFEPLGYEVETDAYPLDPTQPEWGDSQYYTLHLRHDGLRLQDVLTHLYVLLPVLDNDKHYYVDQNEAEKLLHRGGDWLPRHPERGFITRRYLRYRALYVNPALARLLETEEVVDDPSADPSLPDPLSRGEGEPDDSQELTEQKSELEKLKLEASSPSPQERGLGGEVPAGGKVPTEGDQRLSLHDQRLQQVAHEIYQLAPKRVLDLGCGEGKLLRLLLRQPKIEYILGMDVSHQALARAAVRLHLAEMPPRQRARLNLIQGSLLYRDDRLAGFDAAALVEVIEHLDPGRLAALEAVVFGHARPAHVFVTTPNADYNQRYERLAAGTFRHADHRFEWSRAEFAAWATAVAARHGYQVRLVGMGEEMEGVGAPSQMAVFTLILS, from the coding sequence ATGCTGCTCACCATCTCCACCACCCACCAGCCCGCCACCGACCTGGGCTACCTGCTGCACAAGAACCCCGCGCGCCTGCAAAGCGTGGAAATCACCGGTGGTCAGGCCCACGTGTTTTACCCCGAAGCCACTGCCGAGCGCTGCACCGCCGCCCTGTTGCTCGACCTCGACCCCATCGGGCTGGTGCGCGGCCGGGACGGCGCGCCCGGCGAAGGCTTCGCCCTGGAAGAATACGTAAACGACCGGCCCTACGTGGCCTCTTCATTCCTGAGTGTGGCCCTGAGCAAGGCCTTCGGCACCGCCATGAACGGCACCTGCAAGGACCGCCCCGCCCTGCCCGCCGAAGCCCTACCCCTCGCCATCACGGTGGCCGTTGTTTCCGCGCCCGGCCCCGACTGGCCGCGTCGCCTCTTCGAGCCGCTGGGCTACGAGGTCGAAACCGACGCCTACCCCCTCGACCCCACCCAACCCGAATGGGGCGACAGCCAATACTATACTCTGCACCTGCGCCACGACGGCCTGCGCCTGCAAGACGTGCTCACCCACCTCTACGTGCTGCTACCCGTGCTCGACAACGACAAGCACTACTACGTGGACCAGAACGAGGCCGAAAAACTGCTGCACCGCGGCGGCGACTGGCTACCCCGCCACCCCGAGCGCGGCTTCATCACCCGCCGGTATCTGCGCTATCGGGCGCTGTACGTGAACCCGGCGCTGGCCCGGCTGCTGGAGACGGAAGAGGTGGTGGACGACCCCTCCGCAGACCCCTCACTCCCCGACCCCCTCTCCCGTGGAGAGGGAGAGCCGGACGATTCGCAAGAGCTAACCGAACAGAAGTCAGAGCTAGAAAAACTAAAGCTAGAAGCTAGTTCCCCCTCTCCACAGGAGAGGGGGCTAGGGGGTGAGGTGCCGGCCGGGGGGAAGGTCCCCACGGAGGGCGACCAACGCCTGAGCCTCCACGACCAGCGCCTCCAGCAAGTGGCCCACGAAATCTACCAGCTGGCCCCCAAGCGCGTGCTCGACTTGGGCTGCGGCGAGGGGAAACTCCTGCGCCTGTTGCTGCGCCAGCCCAAAATCGAATACATCCTGGGCATGGATGTGTCGCACCAGGCGCTGGCCCGCGCCGCGGTCCGCCTGCACCTGGCCGAGATGCCCCCGCGCCAGCGTGCCCGCCTCAACCTCATCCAGGGCTCGCTGCTGTACCGCGACGACCGCCTGGCCGGCTTCGACGCCGCGGCGTTGGTCGAAGTTATCGAGCACCTCGACCCCGGCCGCCTCGCCGCCCTCGAAGCCGTGGTGTTTGGCCACGCGCGCCCGGCCCACGTTTTCGTCACGACCCCCAACGCCGACTACAACCAGCGCTACGAGCGCCTGGCGGCCGGCACCTTCCGCCACGCCGACCACCGCTTCGAGTGGTCGCGCGCCGAGTTTGCGGCCTGGGCCACCGCCGTGGCCGCGCGCCACGGGTATCAGGTGCGGCTGGTGGGCATGGGGGAGGAAATGGAGGGGGTAGGGGCGCCCTCGCAGATGGCGGTGTTTACTTTAATTCTGTCGTAA
- a CDS encoding polysaccharide deacetylase: MKTLFSAASLVAATLALAACDSKTATTGEAKMPSTAEAAGQAAAAKTNEAAPTSGTAAVAAEEANAKPGPDPSTIPAAKAGDAAAIYARPQVPILCYHQIRDWTARDSKGAKDYIIPIAAFKAQMKMLADSGYHSIQPDQLYAYLTTGAPLPPKPVMLTFDDTDLDQFTIARPTLAQYGYKGVYFVMTVSLGRPHYMTKAMVKQLSDEGNQIGSHTWDHHNVKKYQGQDWVTQIDKPTKTLEEITGKKIKYFAYPFGLWNTQAFPELKQRGFVAAFSLAEKRDHQDPLFTIRRIIASGYWSPRTLHNNMVQSF; this comes from the coding sequence TTGAAAACCCTATTCTCCGCGGCCAGCCTGGTGGCTGCTACCCTGGCGCTCGCTGCCTGCGACTCCAAAACCGCCACCACCGGCGAAGCCAAAATGCCCTCTACCGCCGAGGCAGCCGGCCAGGCCGCCGCGGCCAAAACCAATGAAGCGGCACCCACCTCGGGCACCGCCGCCGTAGCCGCCGAAGAAGCCAACGCCAAACCCGGCCCCGACCCCAGCACCATCCCGGCCGCCAAGGCTGGCGATGCCGCCGCCATTTACGCCCGGCCGCAGGTGCCGATTCTGTGCTACCACCAGATTCGCGACTGGACGGCCCGCGACTCGAAGGGTGCCAAGGACTATATTATCCCCATCGCGGCGTTCAAAGCCCAGATGAAGATGCTGGCCGACAGCGGCTACCACAGCATTCAGCCCGACCAGCTCTACGCCTACCTCACCACCGGCGCGCCCCTACCCCCCAAGCCGGTGATGCTGACGTTTGACGACACCGACCTCGACCAGTTTACCATCGCCCGCCCCACGCTGGCGCAGTATGGCTACAAGGGCGTGTATTTTGTGATGACCGTGAGCCTGGGCCGGCCGCACTACATGACCAAGGCGATGGTGAAGCAGCTCTCCGACGAAGGCAACCAAATTGGCTCGCACACCTGGGACCACCACAACGTGAAAAAGTACCAGGGCCAGGATTGGGTGACCCAAATCGACAAGCCAACCAAGACGCTCGAAGAGATTACGGGCAAGAAAATCAAGTACTTCGCCTACCCCTTCGGCCTCTGGAATACCCAGGCTTTCCCCGAGTTGAAGCAGCGCGGCTTCGTGGCCGCCTTTTCGCTGGCCGAAAAGCGCGACCACCAGGACCCGCTTTTCACCATCCGGCGCATCATCGCCAGCGGCTATTGGAGCCCCCGCACGCTGCACAACAACATGGTGCAGAGCTTTTAG
- a CDS encoding carbohydrate kinase: MKYLLGYDIGSSSIKASLLDIATGRCVAAATSPGTEMEMAAPRPGWAEQDPARWWQEVINATKKLQASCPFDPALLAGIGITYQMHGLVLLDKAGHVLRPAIIWCDSRAVAIGNQAFIELGEDFCLENFLNSPGNFTASKLKWVRENEPEIYARIHKIQLPGDYLAYQLTGRMQTTVSGLSEGIFWNFKRQAIAQELLDYYGISADLLPEVVDTFSVQGHLTAEAAQALGLAAGTPISYRAGDQPNNAFSLNVLNAGEVAATAGTSGVVYGINETATADPRSRVNSFVHVNSTPEQPKNGVLMCLNGTGILNSWLRKMVGTISYDQLNALAAQAPVGAGGLLFLPFGNGAERILENRPAAASLHGLQFNSHGQPHLIRAAQEGIVYALNYGLNIMRGAGVRVQTVRAGHANMFLSPVFREAFVNCGNVTLELYDTDAAQGAARGAGIGAGIYASPREAFTGLVRISTEEPTPPLQAQYQEMYSDWQTLLARETRPAAWLLA, encoded by the coding sequence ATGAAATACCTGCTCGGCTACGACATTGGTAGCTCTTCCATCAAGGCCTCGCTGCTCGATATTGCCACCGGGCGCTGCGTGGCCGCCGCCACCTCGCCCGGCACCGAGATGGAGATGGCCGCGCCCCGGCCCGGCTGGGCCGAGCAGGACCCGGCGCGCTGGTGGCAGGAAGTTATCAACGCCACCAAAAAGCTGCAAGCCAGCTGCCCCTTCGACCCGGCGCTGCTGGCCGGCATCGGCATCACCTACCAGATGCACGGCCTGGTGCTGCTCGACAAAGCCGGCCACGTGCTGCGCCCGGCTATTATCTGGTGCGACAGCCGCGCCGTGGCTATTGGCAACCAGGCGTTTATTGAGTTGGGCGAAGACTTTTGCCTGGAAAATTTCCTGAATTCGCCGGGCAATTTCACGGCTTCCAAGCTGAAATGGGTGCGGGAAAATGAGCCCGAGATTTATGCCCGAATCCACAAGATTCAGCTGCCCGGCGATTACCTCGCCTACCAGCTCACGGGCCGGATGCAGACCACGGTGTCGGGCTTGTCGGAGGGAATTTTTTGGAATTTTAAGCGGCAGGCCATCGCCCAGGAACTGCTCGACTACTACGGCATCAGCGCCGACCTGCTGCCCGAGGTGGTTGATACCTTTTCGGTGCAGGGCCACCTCACTGCCGAGGCGGCCCAGGCGCTGGGCCTGGCGGCCGGCACGCCCATCAGCTACCGCGCCGGCGACCAGCCCAACAACGCCTTCTCGCTCAATGTGTTGAATGCGGGCGAGGTAGCCGCCACGGCCGGCACCAGCGGTGTAGTTTACGGCATCAACGAAACCGCCACGGCCGACCCGCGCTCGCGCGTCAACTCTTTCGTGCACGTCAACAGCACCCCCGAGCAGCCTAAAAACGGCGTGCTCATGTGCCTCAACGGCACCGGCATTCTCAATAGCTGGCTGCGCAAAATGGTGGGTACTATTTCCTACGACCAGCTGAACGCGCTGGCCGCCCAGGCACCCGTCGGGGCCGGGGGCCTGCTGTTCCTGCCCTTCGGCAACGGGGCCGAGCGCATCCTCGAAAACCGGCCGGCCGCCGCCAGCCTCCACGGCTTGCAGTTTAATAGTCACGGCCAGCCGCACCTTATCCGGGCGGCCCAGGAGGGCATCGTGTACGCCCTCAACTACGGCCTGAACATCATGCGTGGTGCGGGCGTGCGGGTGCAAACCGTGCGCGCCGGCCACGCCAACATGTTCCTGAGCCCCGTGTTCCGCGAGGCCTTCGTGAATTGCGGCAACGTGACGCTGGAGCTTTATGACACCGACGCGGCCCAGGGCGCGGCGCGCGGCGCGGGCATCGGCGCGGGCATCTACGCCAGCCCGCGGGAGGCTTTTACTGGCTTGGTCCGCATCAGCACCGAAGAGCCTACCCCCCCCTTGCAGGCCCAATACCAGGAAATGTATAGCGACTGGCAAACCCTGCTGGCTCGCGAAACCCGGCCGGCGGCATGGCTGCTGGCGTAA
- a CDS encoding glycosyl transferase, protein MKVLYAIQGTGNGHLMRALDVVPLLQARVAALGGQLDILVSGPPADLPLPFAVKYRVGGMGFLFGKKGDINFVKTFRQFNSAGFVHDIRHLPVESYDLAINDFEPVSAWACRLRHRPCVALSHQSAVLHPAAPRPADEDPAGRAVLRHYAPHTAQYGFHFQAYAPSIATPVIRRQVRALAPTDEGHYTVYLPAFEEQMLVERLRYLSRTVRWEVFSKHSPQPADYGNVRVWPVSGGDFLQSLARAHGVLCGAGFETPAEALYLGKKLLVVPMKQQYEQQCNAAALAKMGVPVVRGLRDKHLDRLDDWLHCGQPVPVDYPDRTGAVLDQLLAEQLGIKMA, encoded by the coding sequence ATGAAGGTTCTCTATGCCATTCAGGGCACGGGCAATGGCCACCTGATGCGCGCCCTCGACGTGGTGCCGCTGCTGCAAGCGCGCGTGGCGGCGCTGGGCGGGCAGCTCGATATATTGGTGAGCGGCCCGCCGGCCGACCTACCCCTGCCGTTTGCGGTGAAGTACCGGGTGGGGGGCATGGGGTTTTTATTTGGCAAGAAGGGCGACATCAACTTCGTGAAGACCTTCCGGCAGTTTAATTCGGCCGGGTTCGTGCACGACATTCGCCACCTGCCGGTAGAGAGCTACGACCTGGCTATCAACGACTTTGAGCCGGTGTCGGCCTGGGCCTGCCGGCTGCGCCACCGCCCCTGCGTGGCCCTGAGCCACCAGAGCGCCGTGCTGCACCCGGCCGCGCCGCGGCCCGCCGACGAGGACCCCGCCGGCCGCGCCGTGTTGCGCCACTACGCGCCCCACACGGCGCAGTATGGCTTTCATTTTCAGGCGTATGCGCCCAGTATCGCTACCCCCGTCATTCGGCGGCAAGTGCGCGCGCTAGCGCCCACCGACGAGGGGCACTACACGGTGTATTTGCCAGCTTTTGAGGAGCAGATGCTCGTGGAGCGCCTGCGCTACCTTAGCCGCACGGTGCGGTGGGAGGTGTTTTCGAAGCACAGCCCGCAGCCGGCCGACTACGGCAACGTGCGGGTGTGGCCGGTGAGCGGCGGCGACTTTCTGCAAAGCCTGGCCCGCGCCCACGGCGTGCTCTGCGGCGCGGGCTTCGAGACGCCCGCCGAGGCGCTGTACCTGGGCAAAAAGTTGCTCGTGGTGCCCATGAAGCAGCAATATGAGCAGCAGTGCAACGCCGCGGCCCTGGCCAAGATGGGCGTGCCCGTGGTGCGCGGCCTCCGCGACAAGCACCTCGACCGCCTCGACGACTGGCTGCACTGCGGCCAGCCCGTGCCCGTAGATTACCCCGACCGCACCGGCGCGGTGCTCGACCAGCTGCTGGCCGAGCAATTAGGAATAAAAATGGCCTGA
- a CDS encoding 4-hydroxy-tetrahydrodipicolinate synthase yields the protein MNKLHGTGVALVTPLTPTGAVDTNAWLRLLDFTINGGVEYLVINGTTGESPTVTPDEKTDLLQVAREHVAGRVPLVYGIGGNDTAAVARQLRETDLTGVVAILSASPAYNKPSQAGLLAHYQHLADASPLPLLLYNVPGRTGSNLAADTTLRLARHANIIGIKEASGNLEQCLAILASKPADFLFLSGDDMLTLPLIACGGQGIISVMANAFPRKFSDMTRAALASDFARAQQLLYGLVPLNSLMYEEGNPVGVKAALALQGVCGAAVRLPLVAASEGLTARIQALL from the coding sequence ATGAACAAACTACACGGCACCGGCGTGGCCCTGGTGACCCCCCTCACCCCCACGGGCGCGGTCGATACGAACGCCTGGCTACGGCTCCTCGACTTCACCATCAACGGGGGGGTAGAGTACCTGGTTATCAATGGCACCACGGGCGAGTCGCCCACCGTCACGCCCGACGAAAAGACTGACTTACTGCAAGTTGCGCGCGAGCACGTGGCCGGCCGCGTGCCGCTCGTGTACGGCATTGGCGGCAACGACACGGCCGCCGTGGCGCGCCAGCTGCGCGAAACCGACCTGACGGGCGTAGTGGCCATCCTCTCAGCCAGCCCCGCCTACAACAAACCCAGCCAGGCCGGCCTGCTGGCGCACTACCAGCACCTGGCCGACGCCTCGCCCCTACCCCTGCTCCTATACAACGTGCCCGGCCGCACGGGTTCCAACCTCGCGGCCGACACCACGCTCCGGCTGGCCCGGCACGCCAACATCATCGGCATCAAGGAAGCCAGCGGCAACCTGGAGCAGTGCCTGGCCATTTTGGCCAGCAAGCCGGCCGATTTTCTGTTTTTAAGCGGCGACGATATGCTCACGCTGCCGCTCATTGCCTGCGGCGGCCAGGGCATTATCTCGGTGATGGCCAACGCGTTTCCGCGTAAATTCAGCGACATGACCCGCGCCGCGCTGGCCAGCGACTTTGCCCGCGCCCAGCAGCTGCTCTACGGCCTGGTGCCGCTCAATTCGCTTATGTATGAGGAGGGCAACCCCGTGGGCGTGAAGGCGGCCCTGGCGCTGCAAGGCGTGTGCGGGGCCGCCGTGCGCCTACCCCTGGTCGCGGCAAGCGAGGGCCTGACGGCGCGGATTCAAGCTCTTCTGTAG
- a CDS encoding xylose isomerase (catalyzes the interconversion of D-xylose to D-xylulose): MATSEYFKGINKINYEGRESDNPLAFKWYDAGRVVAGKTMKDHLRFATAYWHTFVGTGGDPFGPGTKKFAWDSKGDIVGRAKDKADAAFEFFTKLGTPYYCFHDTDLVEEGSSLREYESNLATLVDYAKQQQQETGVKLLWGTANVFANPRYMNGASTNPDFAVVAYAGTQVKNSIDATIALGGEGYTFWGGREGYMTLLNTDMKREQAHLGQFLSIARDYARKQGFTGKFFIEPKPAEPTKHQYDFDAATVIGFLRAHGLENDFMLNLEVNHATLAGHTFQHELQVAADADLLGSIDANRGDNQNGWDTDQFPNNINELTESMLIILEHGGISPGGINFDAKTRRNSTDLEDIFVAHIAGMDTFARALVTADAILEKSAYKKFRADRYASFDSGKGADFAKGSLTLEDLRKIAHESGEPTPRSGKQEWLESIINQYI; the protein is encoded by the coding sequence ATGGCAACTTCCGAGTATTTCAAAGGCATTAATAAGATTAACTACGAAGGCCGAGAATCTGATAACCCACTGGCTTTCAAATGGTATGATGCCGGCCGCGTGGTGGCCGGCAAAACCATGAAGGACCACCTGCGCTTCGCTACGGCCTACTGGCACACCTTCGTGGGCACGGGCGGCGACCCGTTTGGCCCCGGCACCAAAAAATTTGCCTGGGACAGCAAGGGCGACATTGTGGGCCGCGCCAAGGACAAGGCCGACGCCGCGTTTGAGTTTTTCACCAAGCTCGGCACGCCCTACTATTGCTTCCACGACACCGACCTCGTGGAGGAGGGCAGCTCGCTGCGCGAGTATGAAAGCAACCTGGCTACCCTGGTGGATTACGCGAAGCAGCAGCAGCAGGAAACCGGCGTGAAGCTGCTCTGGGGCACGGCCAACGTGTTCGCGAACCCGCGCTACATGAACGGCGCCAGCACCAACCCCGACTTCGCGGTGGTGGCCTACGCCGGCACGCAAGTGAAGAATTCCATCGACGCGACTATCGCGCTGGGCGGCGAGGGCTACACGTTCTGGGGTGGCCGCGAGGGCTACATGACCCTGCTCAACACGGATATGAAGCGCGAGCAGGCGCACCTGGGGCAGTTCCTGAGCATTGCCCGCGACTACGCCCGCAAGCAGGGCTTCACAGGTAAGTTCTTCATCGAGCCCAAGCCGGCCGAACCCACCAAGCACCAGTATGATTTCGACGCGGCCACCGTCATCGGCTTCCTCCGGGCGCATGGCCTGGAGAATGACTTCATGCTGAATCTGGAGGTGAACCACGCCACGCTGGCCGGCCACACCTTCCAGCACGAGCTGCAGGTGGCCGCCGATGCCGACCTGCTCGGCAGCATCGACGCCAACCGCGGCGACAACCAGAACGGCTGGGATACCGACCAGTTCCCGAATAACATTAATGAGCTGACTGAGAGCATGCTCATCATTCTGGAGCACGGTGGCATCTCGCCGGGTGGCATCAACTTCGACGCGAAAACGCGCCGCAACTCAACCGACCTGGAGGATATTTTCGTGGCCCACATCGCGGGCATGGACACGTTTGCCCGCGCTTTGGTGACGGCCGATGCCATTCTAGAGAAGTCGGCTTACAAGAAATTCCGCGCCGACCGCTACGCCTCGTTCGACTCCGGCAAAGGCGCGGACTTCGCCAAGGGCAGCCTCACACTGGAAGACCTGCGCAAAATCGCGCATGAATCGGGCGAGCCTACCCCCCGCAGCGGCAAGCAGGAGTGGCTGGAGAGCATCATCAACCAGTACATTTAG